The Quercus lobata isolate SW786 chromosome 4, ValleyOak3.0 Primary Assembly, whole genome shotgun sequence genome segment TGTCACTGATGGGTATGGCTTGTTTGTCCATTTGCTTGTCAAGGTTGTTCATGAATTGTATCCAAAACTCGTTGCCTCGGCAAGGCAACAGTTGGTTTGGGTTACTAAGGAGATGGTTGATGTTTTGGCAGTCGGGTTTGATGGCTTGTTGGTGTGTCTATTGAGGCAAATTGTTGGTGGGGATTTTAGTGAGGGGAATTTGTGGTTGTGTTTTGAGTTGTTGAGTGTTTTTATGGGCAAATGGGATTGCTTGTTAGAAGAGGAACCATTGGTTTTGTCGAGTGCTTTGTACACGTACCTTCGGCTATTGGCTGATCATTGTAGGTTATCCAATAATGTGAGTTTAGAGGTATTGAAGAGGTTGGAGATTGAGTTTTGTGTTAAACTAATGAGGGAGCAGTTTCATTTGTGTTTGAGAATTGGGAGGGATTTTATTAGAGTTTTGCAAGATTTGGTTCATGTTCCCGAGTTTAGAGCTATATGGAAAGATTTAGTCTTGAACCCAAGTGTGTTTAACACTCCAGGATTTTCTGATATTTCGAAGGTCTATTGTACGAGGACTTCGAGCCGGTATGCTTTACTTAGGATTACTCCAGAAATGGAGACCCAATTGCGGTTTTTACTCACATATGTGAAGTTTGGGAGTCAGAGGCGCCACCAAGAATGGTTTGCTAAGAAGTTTCTTTGTGGGATGGAGAGAGAGTCCCTCATTAGTGACATTGTTCGGTTTATATGTTGTGCACACCACCCAACTAATGAAATTATTCAGTCAGATGTTATTCCAAGATGGGCTGTTATAGGTTGGCTTTTGGCACTTTGTAGGAAGAACTATGTTAGCGCCAATGTGAAGTTGGCTCTATTTTATGATTGGCTATTCTTTGATGAAAGAGTGGATAATATTATGAACATTGAGCCTGCAATGCTATTGATGGTATACTCCATTCCCAAATACATAGATATGATTCGCACCCTTCTCGAGTTTTTGTTCCTTCTTGTGGACAACTATGATTTACAACATATTGATATCATAGTTAAGGGTGTCTCGTCAGCTTTCAATGTACTTCTCAGGAAAGGAGTGATTCAATCAATGGATGTTTTGACTTCTTGTGATGCACTTTCACCTGCTCTAAGGGAGAGACTTGGAAGGTTTTTGTCAGGTATGAAAATGGCCATTTCTAAAGAACTGCAGCCAGTCAATGTTTCTGGTCGCCTTTTGACACCTTTGAGCTTGTCAAATTCATCTGGTATGGAAACTCCAACACCATCATTGAAAGGGCAACTCACATGCACCCAAGAAGATAGATCTGCCATGGAACCTTTTGATTCTTCTGTTCCATCAGTTGTGACTAGTGAATGTCAAGTTGTTGCTGTGGAGAATTTACTTAGAAAATGTGGAGAGACAATTAAGAAATCATATGCAATGGGCCTTCAGACTTTGGAGGAATTATTATATTCATTTGTGAATctaaataattacaaaacaGTGGGTGGCACAATATGTCCTGAAGTTTTATCTTCTAGAatagcaaaagaatttgagTTGAATGGACATAAACTGTTTAGttctcttcaatttctttccGATAAGCCTGACTGTGATGATGAAATCGGGTCTGCCACATCCTTAATTATTCGTACATTTATCTTTTCTCAGCCTAAGATGCAGGACATGCTTCTATCCTGGTCAAGGATGGGTTTTTCTGTGGGATCATGGTTACTATCTTACGCATCAAGACTTGCTTATGAGGCATACATGGTGGATTGTACTAGAGATACATTGCTTGACAAAGATTCTGCCAAGAAAATTGATCAGCCTCTGCTGATGTTTCATTTTAATGGGtatcattcttttttaaatggaaaaaaagagaattccCTTGCTTCTACTCCTAAGATAGACGATAAGTTTGTCTCAGAGTTGGTAGATAGTGCCTTTTCTGCTTACAGATGTTTCCTTATGTATTCACAAAGTATCTTACATAAAGATAAAGATATGTCTCTGACGAAGCTCCTCGTTTCTGACTTAATATCTTGTAATTTAAGGGGgacaaaaatattgaaatttttattctgCAGTgtcttttgtcattttcctgATTTATCCATAGGTGAGGAAGACATCATCAGGTTACTTGTCGGTCAGTTGGGTCACACCGATCTAGTTGATATACAGTTTGAAATTGGCTTGAAGAAATACTCTATATTTGGTGAGAACACTGAAAGCATTTTCCACTTAATTGAAAGCTCACTGAGTTGGGGCTGTCTGGAACAGTATAAGTTCTGGGGCTTGATTAGATCAGAGCTTGCAGTTTCCACAGTTCAACTGGAGAaagtgattttgggatttttctgCTCTGGTGAACtacatgaaaaaagaaattccaTTGCAGTTGAAGGTCTTCTGACACTCTGTAGTTGTCGTGCACCCACACCTGAGCTTGTTGGGGCAATCATGTTATTACCTAATAATGTGTTCCCTGACTTCGCTGCTGCTGCTCTGGCGACATGGGTTGTGTCTAATGCCTCAACTTTATTTGATAGCTTAGCTGAGTTTTCTGGGAAACTTGATAAGAAAACTGTGGATTCTGACTTTCCTAATTCGGCTGAGATTATGATAAACCATTCTGCAATTTTGTGGTTATTCAATTACTATAATGCTCAGGGGATGAATGGCTCAGATATTTTGAGAAACTTATCCCAAGATATTTGCGTCAAAAAGTAATGCAGTGTTTCTGATAAATATTGGAGaatgaattttatattgaaaGGTAAGCTATGGGGCGTACAGTTTATCTTTTTTTCCCAATCTTAACAAGATCAAATCATGTCTTAATTTTTGTTGAGTAACTGTGGATCACTTTCATGTGTAGTAAAATAGCTGTGTATCTTATTACTGTTTGGTTACCTCTCTTTAAATTAAACCACAGTCTTCACGTAGtcaattttctcattttcaattaAGTTAACCAACTCaattgaaaatgagaaagatcTTTCTGTACTGTTCTTTATAGCCGAATTCTTCAGATTAGATTGATGCTATTTATACAGCAGTGACTTGATGTGAGAATTTGTGTGCTTTGTATTGCCAATGCTCTATTAGTAATTGGGTACTCAGGTCCTCTCTTTCATGTTGAATTTGGCAGGATGGCATATGGTTGGACAAGAGCCTTAGTGCTGCTTCAGATGCTTTTGATAACCTTTTTTGTCATTGCTGTATGGTATGTGGTCTTTAGACCATTTCTCATCTTTATTATTTGCAAAAGAGAATTAGTGTTGTTGTGTCCGATAGAAGCCTTAAATTGCTTCAGATATAGTTTTATTCAGAAATAGTTTTCTTCATTGATAAGTCATATTCAGATATAGTTTTCATATTCCTAAACTAAATAGTACTTGTTTTTAGTTATGATGCACACTGGCTGACATAATTGTGAATGCATGTGCTTGCTTTTGGGGTTTAGGGGGACTGAAGTTATGGGAAGGTTTACTGGATCTTGTTAAAGCACTTCAATGGATCTTCAGTCAGATGCACTGTTTCTGCTTCATCTGACCGGTAATGTTTTCAAGATTGTCCAGGACTTGAATAGGATTTATGTGAGTATAGATGTTTTATGTTGATCTAATACAGTATTTAATCAGTTTCTTAGAGCTAAGCTTTTATGTCAAGAACTCCCTTTATAAGTAACACATCCATGTTTCTATTTGGGGGACAAACCCATTTCAATGTGAAGAAGTGGGTTCCAGGGATCATGGCATTTCAAATTGTATATGCTCTGTGTAGGTATCTCCCCTACTTGCTTTTAGCATGCTGGACAAATTTGGGATTGGGACACTGTTTGCAGCCTGATATACTTCATAACTGAGGAATGAAATGGTGGAAAACCTGTGAAAGTCTGGGGACTAATAATAACTACAAAATTTTGGCAGGAAATTTCGATTTTGTATAAATTGTAAATAAAGGATCTCATGAGGTGTTCCTTCTGAGAATCAGAACAGAAGAAGGGAGaataaggaaaaataaagttgttttgGTGGGTTGTATTCCTGTTCAAAATAAGCTTGTGTTCTCATTCTTgaatatttggaattttatggGGATACTGCAAATAATCTGGAATTTTACAGTGTTATCAATAATCTTAAAACCAGTTAACTTGGAAGTTGGGTGATATTGTGTGTAATTGTTGTAGAACCTCCATATAGCCTTGATTGCTTGACAAAATTGTATAAGTCTTGAGAGGTTGCCTTTTAAGCAAAGAAATGTTACGTATATTTCATCTGCTTTCTGGCAACACCTGTGCCTTTCTGTACAATGTATTGAAGGCCATAATGTATGTCTTTTACAGAAAGCCACAAGGGTAACAGCAGCTCATTATGGTGTCCAAATCAGCCCATATTTTCCTGTGCCATCCAATTGCATAGGTTGCTTAGGAGTCATGAATAACTATGAATCTCTGCTTCCAAACAAGAAAGCTCTTTTTGATATCCCCGTGGCACCTACAGCTAGTGCATATTTGACATCTCTTGTACTTGCAGTTGCTGCATTTGTAGCTGATGGCAGCTTTAATGGAGGGGACAATGCTTTGTAAGTTTTCTTAAGTGCCTTTCTTTGGAAAGTCATACTTTATTATGcagaagcattttttttagatgttCTTTCTGTTGGAATTGGCAACTGTTTTTATTGTGGATATGGCTGTAGAAATCAGTTGGTAGGGGGTTCTGATCTGTTTTCATTATTGCTTGCTTCTTTAATTTGTTGCCAACTGTGTAGATGTCTAAAGAAGTATAACATGTTGGCCTCCCAAAGTTGCAACCTTGGGGGGAGCTATTGTCTTAGTGTCATAATATGTGAAAGACCTTGCTGGATGTTATGTGGAAATGTAATCAATAGATTATTCATAACTGAACAGAAAATGAAGAGATAACTCAGAAAATATCCTTTGTATATATGTTAATTGAGGTCGACTCCTAAGGTTATGGTTGGCTTGATACTAAAACTACTTGTACACTAAAAAGTAAGGAAACTAGACTTAAGTTTATCATGTCAGGGATTTTGGAATTATTGTGGACTTGGTAAAATTTCTGTTTTCAAGAAAGATTGCATCTCAATGTGCTCTACTGGTAGCTAGTCTACACTTCTTTCCTCTGAAAAAAAGTTCATACTTTATACACCAAGACATAGCGATAGTGGTTTATTAGGGCTCAAAAAGTTACAGATTGTAATTATATTCTTAAGAGCATGTTACAGTAATTGATTATGAACGTTATGACCATTTTCTGAATGTATGATTTCTAATATATTGcagtttggaagtttagaggaGTTCCAGGAAGAGTTTAAGGATATCAATCAAGAGGAGCAGATTTCAAAGCTGCATAAAATGTTGGCCCCCCATCTTCTTAGAAGTATAATTCTTAAACCCTTTCAATGTGACAATTAGTTTCACTTGATTTAATTTTAGTTTGCATCAGTTATTTGAAGCCCAAATGTTGTATGTTCACTAGTATTTTTAGCTTATTCATTATTCACAAACCACCACTTCTATTTTTCTGATGCCCCCTTCATGAGTGTGAGACTTTTAAGTGGCTTTACATATGTTGAACCAACTATATGTTTTGTGTTATACATAGTGTCaagttgatgattactctccaTGTTGCAGGGGTATATCTTTGGCTGCAGATAACTGACAAAATGAAAGCACGTGCATCCTTAGAAGTAATTGGCAACAATGACAGAATACTGGACTGTGGGACTCATCAGACGAATGGGAACTTGTGATTGAAGCATCTTCTAATCGCTTGGAATGACCTTGAGAAATCATATCTTTACCCAACACTCTCAGCATGCTATTAAAGATGGTGGGTATAATAGTTTATTAGTTTCAGAATTCTCTAGTTAAAATACTGAGTTACTTTAGGTTAATGTGAAAATGTCTCCATAAACTTCAAGAGTGAAGGATTTAGTGATTTGGAAAGCTAAttgaattttgtttgattttgtgttttggtaTAATATAGATTTTGTAATATGTGGTTCTTTAAAGTCTATGTGCATAGTTGTTgggggttttttatttttattttttaaaaagagaaaaaccttATTTTGAGGGTTGGGAgaccctaaaaaaaatagtttttgtacttttatttattttaaaatttttcaggGGTCGCCAATCCTCCATAAAGATAAAGCATTTGTTTCAAGGGTCATGTAGGCCATCGAAATTTCTATTTCAAGGGTCACAGACAGTTCATTGAGGGAAGGCATGATCGTGTTGCAGTGGCTGCTGTCCACCGGTTGAGTTTTTTGTACTGGTTCAACTAATGAAGGGCAGCAAGCCAAGCGAACAGGCTAGAAGGCCATCAGCAACCATGCATGAGTTTATAGTGTCacaaaatagttatttttttaggaCAGTTCCTTTTTATGAGATACTGTACTGGTTCAACTAAGTTATATAATGACTTGGTGGGAAATAAAATGATATGCACAAGCTTGGCCACTCAGTGAtaacttaaagaaagttctcaAAAGATTAGGGGTTTTGCTTCATCATTTAGCGTATCTaagaaaacaagaattttaCTCAACTTTACAGACTAATAGGCTAAGACAATGTCCATCTTGATAATGGAGGCTTTTCATATATCTTAGTTCATTTTAGAACTGTGGTTTtgtaattgttgtttttttatttcttagttATGTTCTACTATTAATATTTCCTCTGGGGTGTTAAAAAGGCTTTGAAGTTTAGGGTATGAGAGTCTATAGTTGAATTTGGTTAACCTGTATCAGATAATTACATCtcccaaattaattaattatatatatgggttgggtttAAGTAATATATGGTTTAACTGCAAATCAATTTTGATTACATTTTCTCATTGTCTCCATGTACTTGCAAATTtcaagattataaataatcaatAACTATTTTATCCATAAgatgtttaaattgaaaatttttatattttaaaattatacacaaaacatcaataatttataaacagGACAGTAAACAACATTAGACTAACACAAAATTTTGTGTGCTCGTTAAGAAGTAGGGGTGTCTAGACCCAATTGGAGCCTGAAAAACTGACTAATTTGCCCGACATTGACCTGATTTCAGTTTGAACCAATGCCCTAGTTGGTCGACAGTGGGTTTTTGATTCCAAGAACTGACGCTGACGGGTCAAGTGGTGGGTTTGCTTCTCCAAAACCCAAGCAACTTGAACCTGACTGTTGCTATATAAGAAATTCGGCAAAATCAAGCTAGATCTAGTGAGATCTTGACCAAATCTGGTGGGATTTAGCTAGATCCAGCTAAATCTTagaaatttttagcaaaaatttgtaaatttcagTGAAAAGTTTGTAGATTCTGGCAAAAAATGTAGTTTCTAGCAAATCTTTGCAGTTTTCTGTGACGTTTTGCATATTTCAGCAACCGATCGAACCGAACTGACTCCATTCGAACTTGAAACTGACTCGATCGATTGATGTCGACGGTCAGTTTTGGGTCCCTCCGCCCTCCACTCAACACTGGCAGGTCGGGTCCGATTGGATCCAAAACCGAACCAGTCTTGCCCATGGATAGGCCTATTAAGAAGACAAGAACATGGTGGAAATTGAGTTGGGTAATATTGACAAAGAATTACACAAGGGGTAATTTGATATTTTCTGTAGTCTTGGGAAGAAGTACGTAGTTTTCATAATTTTGCATCACATGCTGcaacttttagtaaaaaaaaaaaaaagtgattccTTTTACAACTTCACCAAGTTAATGGAGGCCTTGAATGAGATTCAGTCCCCTTGTTACTTCAACAAGCTCTCAGAAGCACCGTGCATTGCTTAGAAAGAAGCAGTTGCGATGGAGTTAAAGCCTGTCAAGGAGGAGCCAAGAACATAGCGTATTCTCAGACGTAGGGTTTCAAGGGCAAGGAAGAATGGCtaagatatgaaaaacttattcTGGAAGATACTTATTACCTGCCATTTCTAGAGGATGGTTTAGGCTTCAAATATATTGATGTTTTTGGGTGGATATTATTTGATCTTCACGTATGTGATGTCTTTGGTTGAGTCAGACAATTTTATGAGATCTAAGCTATTTTGAAGGGGATGCAAGACAAGCTAAAAATGGTGTCTAATAAAATCTGTAcatcttttttcatttatcatgTCCTTTCTCTTCTTGTTTATAGTATCACTACTTGCTTTATCGTTTGTTTATTCTGAACATCTAGCTCTTTAAGACCTTACTTTCTACCTTGCAAATAGACATACACcttcaagagaattttcaaaCATATAAGAAATGTAACATGTTCTTTAGCACAAACAAAACTGTATTGCTAATCATCTTTGTAGTGAAAGTGATATACATCTTCATAAGGTTGCAGAAATATATCttcaattataaaattacatatcttataatataaagaaaaatctGCAGTTAGTTCTTAACATTGAATAAATTATACCAACTTTAATTGCCTAAGAGACGGTTCTCACACTTGAAGTGGAAGGCTCCAGAAGATCCGGCGCAGAGTTGACCTGAATCTGGGGTACTTCCTCTGCAGAGCTATCTACCTGAACAGATGAGGATGATTCAGCCTGGCTTGGCACTGAGGCTTCAATCATTTCTTGTGGTTTAAACTTGTTGATATAATAAGTAAGTGATGGCCCGGAGTATTCTATTGTCTTCATCTGAGGAGGTTTGTTTTTACCAACTTGAAGGAGTATTGATGAAGCTGCAGCAATTGAGATGAGAGCAAGGCCACCAGCAATTGCTGCTGAGTTCTCAGCTCCATCAGCAGATTTACCTGCATTTCCGGAGCTTATTGCACTTTCTGCCACGTAAACCGTAGGCTGGAGAAGGTTTAGAAGATATTAGATGAAACAGGCTATAACATTGAAGAATTGAGAAAGAAGCAGATAATAAGGACAGAGATAGAAGAAAGAAGGAACAACCATAACAACAGATGGCTGCAATAAGTAATTGGGCTCTTGTCCTACATGCTGTGTGCACCcatattaattcattttttcaAGGGGAGATTACACTGATGACTCTGTGCCCTGAAACATGAGCACTTGTGTGGCTTTTATCATATGAGAGCTTGTGGTCAACCCTGTTACATTATGTCATCTCAATATACCCACTAGAAGCTGAATTTATTGTTACAAACAAACTGTTTTACTTAAAACAAAACCTAGTTAGCCTAGAAATACTGAAATTCGTATGTTTGGTATAACCATTCCCTTCTGCATAGACCTGGTCTGTAGATTATTAGTAAATATAGTTATAGTTTCACATAAAACTGTTAACAACCATTTATTTTCTTACTCCCAATATTTCAACAACAGGGGGTTAAAGCATCTGAAGGAGgggaaaacacaaaaaccaaaagGTTTCCCTTGTTTCTCAACCCAAACATTTGTGGTGTTTAAGTGTAGTTTTTTATTGGCTAAAATGCACTTTCCGCTCTCTAAGTTTGGGGTTTGCTTCTAAGACAAATCAAATGACTCATGAATCAAAATGTTAAcaaggttgaaaaaaaaaaaagttttgcaaaAGTTCAACTTGTACTGTATGTTGCCTTGTGAAAGTGTAT includes the following:
- the LOC115986762 gene encoding integrator complex subunit 3 homolog; protein product: MASKLIQIASFEAENQTELSLRQAFELLEPKLRPPFDLTIPDQQQYAQLNRAILYGVLCEPHFAKIHIKHLHAIVTDGYGLFVHLLVKVVHELYPKLVASARQQLVWVTKEMVDVLAVGFDGLLVCLLRQIVGGDFSEGNLWLCFELLSVFMGKWDCLLEEEPLVLSSALYTYLRLLADHCRLSNNVSLEVLKRLEIEFCVKLMREQFHLCLRIGRDFIRVLQDLVHVPEFRAIWKDLVLNPSVFNTPGFSDISKVYCTRTSSRYALLRITPEMETQLRFLLTYVKFGSQRRHQEWFAKKFLCGMERESLISDIVRFICCAHHPTNEIIQSDVIPRWAVIGWLLALCRKNYVSANVKLALFYDWLFFDERVDNIMNIEPAMLLMVYSIPKYIDMIRTLLEFLFLLVDNYDLQHIDIIVKGVSSAFNVLLRKGVIQSMDVLTSCDALSPALRERLGRFLSGMKMAISKELQPVNVSGRLLTPLSLSNSSGMETPTPSLKGQLTCTQEDRSAMEPFDSSVPSVVTSECQVVAVENLLRKCGETIKKSYAMGLQTLEELLYSFVNLNNYKTVGGTICPEVLSSRIAKEFELNGHKLFSSLQFLSDKPDCDDEIGSATSLIIRTFIFSQPKMQDMLLSWSRMGFSVGSWLLSYASRLAYEAYMVDCTRDTLLDKDSAKKIDQPLLMFHFNGYHSFLNGKKENSLASTPKIDDKFVSELVDSAFSAYRCFLMYSQSILHKDKDMSLTKLLVSDLISCNLRGTKILKFLFCSVFCHFPDLSIGEEDIIRLLVGQLGHTDLVDIQFEIGLKKYSIFGENTESIFHLIESSLSWGCLEQYKFWGLIRSELAVSTVQLEKVILGFFCSGELHEKRNSIAVEGLLTLCSCRAPTPELVGAIMLLPNNVFPDFAAAALATWVVSNASTLFDSLAEFSGKLDKKTVDSDFPNSAEIMINHSAILWLFNYYNAQGMNGSDILRNLSQDICVKK
- the LOC115987298 gene encoding protein MAINTENANCE OF PSII UNDER HIGH LIGHT 1, producing MACALQAVVAAANTCTFPTQRFFNTKYHSVSKRSSSLFFRVRASTEEDPDCNDEECAPDKEVGKISGEWLAGEKTRVVGTYPPRKKGWTGYVEKDTAGQTNIYSVEPTVYVAESAISSGNAGKSADGAENSAAIAGGLALISIAAASSILLQVGKNKPPQMKTIEYSGPSLTYYINKFKPQEMIEASVPSQAESSSSVQVDSSAEEVPQIQVNSAPDLLEPSTSSVRTVS